The proteins below are encoded in one region of Scomber japonicus isolate fScoJap1 chromosome 2, fScoJap1.pri, whole genome shotgun sequence:
- the lgsn gene encoding lengsin yields the protein MNDSEDFKEGQSRSKDQIDGTGMSLGNRKGVRVTGRYAPPVDWSGREGPSIVHPPPSTPLPPDTPTVISIGPLPHKPPERVDDPRMDEPAVGEEWSREKGVSRQTMEELKTILRDSPLLNIQGRDDGKPGSPYTYLHGSSSGGGGGGGRPDGRQDDGNPHRAFSTFKPNSDASRRGPRSRESTSIQLPSSNDSSSSFRADANTNRQPGVRTHTYASSGSWGETGASHTDSDNESVESSGNQRFISAMEQIKQQIARENINFVRFEATDLHGVSRSKTVPVRFFHEKAVYGIPMPRSYLELTLSPKSNEVDHASTANFSSDVLLIPDLSTFRVLPWAEQTARVICDPCTVTGSPLRTSPRLIAKQLLGQLQSMGFSLHSSFTYECCVLGAPDRIGPKTLLFPATTLLSNHDLPFFQQLVDSMYCMGADIDSIASASGPGQMEIILRPEFGIAAADSAFTFRTGIKEMARKYSYIASFFTDDGLYNAGVLAHSLWDANGRRSLFHSGEKAGEMSDIGRKWLAGLLTHSAALSCLMSPGLGCRSHIAKTIKDPKRMLYATCGCNDNSSSFNIKCHGGRETHIDNKLGSAMANPYIVLAATVAAGLDGIRRNLNVESGLTKAPTQQKEFAIPVKLDDALEALAEDHVIRSTLGEPFVQYFIAMKKFEIETQELDDERNKCLEYFI from the exons atgaatgaCTCTGAAGATTTCAAG GAGGGCCAGAGTAGAAGCAAAGACCAAATAGACGGCACAGGGATGAGCCTGGGAAACAGGAAAGGAGTCAGGGTGACAGGGAGATATGCGCCTCCTGTGGACTGGAGCGGCAGAGAGGGGCCATCCATTGTTCATCCACCCCCCAGCACCCCCCTACCTCCAGACACCCCAACTGTGATCTCTATCGGCCCCCTGCCTCACAAGCCTCCAGAGCGAGTTGACGACCCCAGGATGGACGAACCTGCTGTTGGCGAGGAATGGAGCAGGGAGAAGGGCGTCTCCAGGCAGAccatggaggagctgaagaCCATCTTGAGGGACAGTCCTCTGCTCAACATCCAGGGAAGAGATGATGGGAAACCGGGGAGTCCTTATACATACCTCCATGGGagcagcagtggtggtggtggtggtggtggccgACCTGATGGACGGCAGGACGATGGAAACCCACACAGGGCGTTCAGCACCTTCAAACCCAACTCTGACGCTTCCAGAAGGGGGCCCAGGTCCAGAGAGAGCACATCTATTCAGCTACCTTCCAGCAATGATTCATCCAGCTCATTCAGGGCTGATGCCAACACAAATAGGCAGCCTGGAGTtaggacacacacatatgcaagcAGCGGGTCCTGGGGCGAGACTGGAGCTTCTCATACAG ATAGCGATAACGAGAGTGTTGAGAGCTCTGGAAATCAGAGGTTCATATCAGCCATGGAGCAGATAAAGCAGCAGATAGCCCGAGAAAACATCAACTTCGTCCGCTTCGAGGCTACTGACCTCCATGGGGTGTCCAGGTCCAAGACAGTGCCTGTCCGCTTCTTCCAT GAGAAAGCGGTATATGGTATACCGATGCCAAGAAGCTACTTGGAGCTGACCTTAAGCCCTAAGAGCAACGAAGTGGACCACGCCAGCACTGCCAACTTCAGCAGCGATGTTCTTCTGATCCCTGATCTGTCGACCTTCAGGGTCCTACCCTGGGCAGAGCAGACAGCGCGGGTCATCTGCGACCCCTGTACAGTGACAGGAAGCCCCCTTCGCACTTCACCTCGCCTCATCGCCAAGCAGCTCCTCGGTCAGCTCCAAAGCATGGGGTTCTCCCTGCACTCCTCCTTCACCTATGAATGCTGTGTCCTGGGGGCACCAGACCGGATTGGACCAAAAACCCTGCTCTTCCCCGCCACCACCTTGCTGAGCAACCACGACCTCCCCTTCTTCCAGCAGCTGGTGGACAGCATGTACTGCATGGGTGCTGATATTGATAGCATTGCCTCCGCCAGTGGGCCCGGACAAATGGAGATCATCCTGAGGCCAGAATTTGGGATTGCTGCTGCAGATAGCGCCTTCACCTTCCGCACTGGCATCAAAGAAATGGCGCGTAAATACAGCTACATCGCCAGCTTCTTCACCGACGATGGTCTGTACAACGCTGGGGTGCTTGCTCACAGCCTGTGGGATGCCAATGGGCGCCGTAGTCTGTTCCACAGTGGAGAGAAGGCAGGTGAGATGTCTGATATTGGCAGGAAATGGCTGGCAGGGCTCCTCACCCACTCTGCTGCCCTGAGCTGCCTGATGTCGCCCGGCTTAGGCTGCCGGAGCCACATCGCTAAGACGATCAAAGACCCTAAACGGATGCTGTATGCCACCTGCGGCTGCAACGATAACAGCAGCTCCTTCAACATCAAATGCCACGGCGGGAGGGAGACTCACATTGACAACAAGCTGGGCTCAGCCATGGCCAACCCTTACATTGTGCTGGCAGCTACAGTGGCAGCAGGATTGGACGGTATCAGACGCAATCTGAATGTGGAGAGCGGTCTGACCAAAGCCCCCACTCAGCAGAAGGAATTTGCCATTCCTGTGAAGCTTGACGACGCTCTGGAGGCGTTGGCAGAAGATCACGTAATCCGCAGCACCCTCGGAGAGCCGTTTGTTCAGTATTTCATCGctatgaaaaagtttgagattGAAACCCAAGAACTGGACGATGAGAGGAACAAGTGCCTGGAGTATTTCATCTAG